The sequence TAATGTCACCATTGACGTCAAGTAGAAACTTGCCCTGATTAAGTGAAATACGAAACAGaaataattatacttttatATAAATGAACTAAACTACCTGTTGGCTGTGTAAGAAGTGTTCATATACGTATTGACGTAACACCCTGAATTGGGTCTCGAGGAAAGCTTAGGGTATACAGTGTGAAAATCACGAGGAAATGAATGTATTTCCGGCGTTCCTGAAGTTTACCAGCATCCAAGGTTTCTCCCCTGTTGTAACACCAAACTGTATCCTTGATCACTTCCGATGTGACCAAAAATACTGACTGCTAACTTAATGTTTTTTCCTTTATGATGTAAATTATATAATTTCACTACGGCAATATCTAAAGTTGGTCGAAGAAcatcaaaacaacaaatacatcgTAAACTATTATAATCTTTTTCGACATAATCTCTAGAACACAAACAAGCAGAAAgtcaaatattatatttcttttGGTACTTTGCGGTAAGTTAGGTCCAATCCACGTGGCTTCTGTGGTTTCGGTACCTTTATCGACATCCGCAACTATCTACAATCATGTTTTCAGCAATATCGTTGACAACAGAACCGTCATCGTCTACGTAAACTACGCTCATGGGCCGCAGACTAGTTGGCACACAGCATGGAGTTGACTCATCTCCGCCACCACTTGACCGAACGATGGCCAACAGTACGGCGTGGTTGGTGATGTTCATGTGCTCCGTCAAGGGGAAAACACATGTTCCACTGCATATGCGGGCGTCGACGAAGTCCGGGAACAACAACCATCCCTTCTTGAAGTAACGTGCAAAGTGGATGCGGTAATCGTGACGGCGGCAGCTCAAGTGATTCAGGGGCGGTCTTTCTGTCACGCTTACGTCTTCGCCACTGGTTTGTCTTTTGTTTGACCTTCTGAGTCGTGTCTCCTCGGCAGCGCTGATATCGGTTTCTGCCATATTTTCTGGTTGTCTGGTTTCTTTCAGCACATGGGTCAACATTATTGAGCTCAGACCATCCAGATACCCAGGTAATTTCTTAAGGTACACAAGTACCATTGGTGTTTCCCTGTCGTCGCTGGATAGATAGAAGTAATCCAACAAAGATTTttgagaaagtttatcgccatGATCACTTGTCAGATCCTGAAGATATACCTCCATGGACACCGTATGGTTTGACTTCTCGTTGGCCGTTTCATTAACTTCGTTGCTTATGTCAAATGTTGAAAAACGTCTGTGTTTCCTGGAGAAGCTGGCCTGCAATCAGAAAGCAAAGATATAATGAGAATATCCATATATGGTAGTAAGTGTACCTGTAAAATTTGTATCTTTATGTTTATATGGTAAAACAGGCTCCGCAGCCGGATTTATCTGCAGAACGCGTCTGTAGAAGTAAAGAGTTTTATAACGCCCCTGTTTTAGCATTGTCTTCTGAAAAACATTGCATGATTGACTACCACTGATAGTCTGCCGAATTTATTCGAAGCATTATTCATCGCGGAAAAGATTTGCCATATCATGAAAGTGGGGGCCATTTAGAATTTCTAATACTGGGATATAGAAAAAAGGCAGTGTGTTCTGTATTTTGCTTGATGAACCAAAGATGACTTTTTGGTTACAATCAGAGAAAGGAGCGTCATATAAATATTTCCCATGGCGAGGTACGTTTCATTTTTTAGGTCGTGTAACCATAAATGTGGAACCTAACTTTTACCTGTGCGTGTACCGTTTGACTTGTTCAGCTAATAACATAGAAAAGTTGTGTATTGTTTAAAGTCTGACGTCCAATTGGCCTGCGCCAAGTACTAACATCACAAAGATATAAACTATGCGTGTTTTTTTACTTATCGTAAACGGGCCTACATACCTCTGTAATGACTCGGTTACTGTCCAACTCAGAGAACACTCCTCGGCGATATACCGACAGAGTCACGTTGACGTATCGTTCTTTCACGTTCTTTTCCGCATTCCTGCGACGTTGAACGAAAAAATCAGCTCCGAGTATTTGTAACAAGTCGTTGGCGAAGCCTACGTCGAATGACATTTCTACCGCGTTTTGGTGCTCGGTCCAAACTGAAATTGAATACATATAAAAAGACGTGAACTATGATGTTAATGGAAATAAGTGAGAATGGATTAAATATAATCTAGGCCGAAATAGTCAAAATAGAAATACACCTAAGATATTCAACCCTCAGGGCATTTGTAGCCATACCCTAGAGGTTGATGGGATAGTCGGTTTCACATAACTCATACATTGAACTTGGCGTTTAAATagcataaatttcattttgataacGTCCTCTGGTAacataaatatcagaaaatgGATTCCTTTTCAAATTGATACTATAAATTGCATTGAAATGtataaaaatagataaataaatgaataaacaaattaaagcaATACTAGTAAAATACACGAAGTCATAAGTTTTGGTGAGACAAAACATTTCTTGCGCACATACAACTTACAATCAAGCAAAAAGTTTGGGAACGTCATCAAATGTGACCGTCTTTTCTGAAAAATGGAAAGGAAAAGTTTTAATGTCGGCGACATAGAGCCAGACCAAACAAGACTGATACGTCTAAACATATTTGTCAAAACTTTCGCCATACCTGTTTTACTTGGAGAAATTCCTATGATCCGATTTGCCTTCTTCGCCAGATGTAAACTTCTTCGTTTGATTCCCATGTCAATCATCTTTGAGTCTTCGATCTTCTCCTCCAAGAACCTGTGCATATATTTGAATACGGATGCCATGTCGTCCATGCTTGGCATCTGTCTGGAGGTGTGTGCATCGGTGATGTCGACTCGTTCAACTCCTTCTGCAGCCGAAGAGTTCGGACTTTGAGTGGTTTGCTTCGCGTCGGAAGAAGCAGGGAGTCCGTTTGCCCTGTGTAACAACAGGACCAGGAGCAATATCACGTTCAAGGTTACGAAAAGCTGTGACATTTTTCGATTTTTACCGCCTTTCCAACGGGAAACCTCTTTCTGTCAGACTTTGGTTTCGTAAAGCTCCGAAACCACGTGGCTTTCTCTGAGTCTTGACACATGGGCCTTGACCAATTGCGATAGTGCCAGACCATGTTGAAGTGACATTAAAGCCTGCAACCTCACACACATGCAAGGTTATCAGAAGTTGTGGCAGGAATTTAATAATTTCATATGACTGCGTCATTTGACACTATTTGACCCTAAAGTCCTGTATGAAATAATCAAAtctatattttgaaaacattttgaaaaaacaatttttagACTAAATACGCCTTTACACAAGTATTATATTTAAACAATGTCGACTGTCCACAGTGGCGCCTAAACATAATGGGTTCGTGAGAAACTTATCCATACTTCAATGGACTCACGGCTTTTGAACACCTGTTTGCATGGAAGCATTCTGTGGGAGTACACATCAGAGACTGCGCAGTACATTTGATGATGGGGGAAAAACAATTATCAGTGTTACAGGCGTACCATACTTGATTCTACGGCTGTCAAAAGCTCTGTCTAATCTATGATTGGTTCTTTCGTTATTACTGATTCCCTGTCAGACCAATCTGTGAAAGTGATGAACATATCCATGGATCTTTCAACC comes from Ptychodera flava strain L36383 chromosome 8, AS_Pfla_20210202, whole genome shotgun sequence and encodes:
- the LOC139138175 gene encoding univin-like, which codes for MSQLFVTLNVILLLVLLLHRANGLPASSDAKQTTQSPNSSAAEGVERVDITDAHTSRQMPSMDDMASVFKYMHRFLEEKIEDSKMIDMGIKRRSLHLAKKANRIIGISPSKTVWTEHQNAVEMSFDVGFANDLLQILGADFFVQRRRNAEKNVKERYVNVTLSVYRRGVFSELDSNRVITEASFSRKHRRFSTFDISNEVNETANEKSNHTVSMEVYLQDLTSDHGDKLSQKSLLDYFYLSSDDRETPMVLVYLKKLPGYLDGLSSIMLTHVLKETRQPENMAETDISAAEETRLRRSNKRQTSGEDVSVTERPPLNHLSCRRHDYRIHFARYFKKGWLLFPDFVDARICSGTCVFPLTEHMNITNHAVLLAIVRSSGGGDESTPCCVPTSLRPMSVVYVDDDGSVVNDIAENMIVDSCGCR